One region of Acidimicrobiia bacterium genomic DNA includes:
- a CDS encoding acyl-ACP desaturase, translating to MDLARALAPTVSTLLDRHLERRREWFPHLLVPWTAGRDFEPDEAWEPADAGIPEPARSALFLNLLTEDNLPFYFHTLTRLRAGDAWDAWTRTWTAEEGRHAIVIRDYMTVTRAVDPVVLERARMAQVSGGVVPEPATLADALAYVALQELATRISHRNTGKLLDDRVGYDVMARVASDENLHFLFYRDLATAALDVDRSTMVCAIDRQVRAFAMPGTGVPDFERHARAVAAAGVYDFSIHHAQILIPVVLQHWRVAELDGLTDHAERARDALLCHVERVGRAARRLSERREERVAARA from the coding sequence ATGGACCTCGCCCGAGCCCTCGCACCGACCGTCTCCACGTTGCTCGACCGTCACCTGGAGCGGCGGCGGGAGTGGTTCCCGCACCTGCTCGTCCCGTGGACCGCGGGCCGCGACTTCGAGCCCGACGAGGCCTGGGAGCCCGCCGACGCCGGCATCCCGGAGCCGGCTCGCAGCGCGCTGTTCCTGAACCTCCTCACCGAGGACAACCTGCCCTTCTACTTCCACACGTTGACCCGGCTCCGGGCGGGCGACGCCTGGGACGCGTGGACGCGGACGTGGACCGCCGAGGAGGGGCGGCACGCCATCGTGATCCGGGACTACATGACGGTCACGCGCGCCGTCGACCCGGTCGTCCTCGAGCGGGCGCGCATGGCGCAGGTCTCGGGCGGCGTCGTCCCGGAGCCGGCGACGCTGGCCGACGCGCTCGCGTACGTGGCGCTGCAGGAGCTCGCGACGCGCATCTCGCACCGCAACACCGGCAAGCTCCTCGACGACCGCGTCGGCTACGACGTCATGGCGCGCGTCGCGAGCGACGAGAACCTCCACTTCCTCTTCTACCGTGATCTCGCGACCGCCGCCCTCGACGTCGACCGCTCGACGATGGTGTGCGCGATCGACCGTCAGGTCCGCGCGTTCGCGATGCCGGGGACCGGTGTGCCCGACTTCGAGCGGCACGCGCGCGCCGTCGCCGCGGCGGGCGTGTACGACTTCTCGATCCACCATGCACAGATCCTGATCCCGGTCGTGCTCCAGCACTGGCGCGTCGCCGAGCTCGACGGGCTGACGGATCACGCGGAGCGGGCGCGTGAC
- the ftsX gene encoding permease-like cell division protein FtsX: MLAKLRYFARETLISLRRNLLMTLAGIITVTVSLSVLGTALLVSRLVDHGTAKWKHGVRFEVFMNVDATQNQIDAVREAISSSPQVKSYQFIDKPQALKEFKRLTKNEPELSQDIDANALPESFRVAPKKAEQTETLADQFRVLPGVKTVVTARQALKTIFSVTNWIKRAFTIAFVLLLAAALFLIVNTVRLATFARRREIEVMKLVGASNWFVRIPFLAEGFVQGIIGAGLAFAVVYFLKVRLSSALAGGSGFVQTFFLTTRDAWSIGFLVLILGAAIGVIASAVGLRRFLDV; encoded by the coding sequence ATGTTGGCGAAGCTGCGCTACTTCGCGCGCGAGACGCTGATCTCGCTGCGCCGCAACCTGCTCATGACGCTGGCCGGGATCATCACGGTCACCGTCTCGCTCTCGGTGCTCGGCACGGCGCTGCTCGTGTCGCGTCTCGTCGACCACGGCACCGCGAAGTGGAAGCACGGCGTCCGCTTCGAGGTGTTCATGAACGTCGACGCGACGCAGAACCAGATCGACGCCGTCCGCGAGGCGATCTCGAGCTCGCCGCAGGTCAAGAGCTACCAGTTCATCGACAAGCCGCAGGCGTTGAAGGAGTTCAAGCGCCTGACGAAGAACGAGCCCGAGCTGTCACAGGACATCGACGCCAACGCGTTGCCGGAGTCGTTCCGCGTCGCGCCGAAGAAGGCCGAGCAGACCGAGACGCTCGCGGATCAGTTCCGCGTCCTGCCCGGCGTGAAGACCGTCGTCACCGCGCGCCAGGCGTTGAAGACGATCTTCTCGGTGACGAACTGGATCAAGCGCGCGTTCACGATCGCGTTCGTGCTGCTGCTCGCGGCCGCGCTGTTCCTCATCGTGAACACGGTGCGGCTCGCGACCTTCGCACGGCGACGAGAGATCGAGGTGATGAAGCTCGTCGGCGCGTCGAACTGGTTCGTCCGCATCCCCTTCCTCGCCGAAGGGTTCGTGCAGGGGATCATCGGCGCCGGGCTCGCCTTCGCGGTCGTCTACTTCCTGAAGGTCCGGCTCTCGAGCGCGCTCGCAGGCGGCTCCGGGTTCGTGCAGACCTTCTTCCTGACGACGCGCGACGCATGGTCGATCGGCTTCCTGGTGCTGATCCTGGGGGCCGCGATCGGCGTCATCGCCAGCGCGGTCGGCCTCCGCCGGTTCCTCGACGTCTGA
- the ftsE gene encoding cell division ATP-binding protein FtsE codes for MIRFERVSKVYKGDVVALRDVSVDVQKGEFVFLVGPSGSGKSTFLRLLLREDLPTDGRIIVAGRDITRLASWKVPQLRRNIGCIFQDYKLLPNKTVYENVAFAPEVVGRPRHVTRSQVPQILDLVGLSKKADNFPNELSGGEQQRVSIARAFVNRPLILLADEPTGNLDPATTVGIMRLLDRINRTGTTVVMATHDARIVDTMRRRVIELDHGSLVRDQARGVYGVGS; via the coding sequence ATGATCCGGTTCGAGCGGGTTTCCAAGGTCTACAAGGGTGATGTCGTCGCGCTCCGCGACGTCTCGGTGGACGTGCAGAAGGGCGAGTTCGTCTTCCTCGTCGGCCCGTCGGGCTCGGGGAAGTCGACGTTCCTCCGCCTGCTGCTGCGCGAGGACCTGCCGACCGACGGCCGGATCATCGTCGCGGGCCGCGACATCACGCGCCTCGCGTCGTGGAAGGTGCCGCAGCTGCGCCGCAACATCGGTTGCATCTTCCAGGACTACAAGCTGCTGCCCAACAAGACGGTCTACGAGAACGTCGCGTTCGCGCCCGAGGTCGTGGGTCGCCCGCGCCACGTGACGCGTTCGCAGGTCCCGCAGATCCTCGACCTCGTCGGCCTGTCGAAGAAGGCCGACAACTTCCCGAACGAGCTCTCCGGTGGCGAGCAGCAACGCGTGTCGATCGCGCGCGCGTTCGTGAACCGTCCGCTGATCCTCCTCGCCGACGAGCCGACCGGGAACCTCGACCCCGCGACGACGGTCGGGATCATGCGACTCCTCGACCGCATCAACCGGACCGGGACGACCGTCGTCATGGCGACGCACGACGCGCGCATCGTCGACACGATGCGCCGCCGCGTCATCGAGCTCGACCACGGGTCGCTCGTGCGCGACCAGGCGCGAGGCGTCTACGGCGTAGGAAGCTGA
- the prfB gene encoding peptide chain release factor 2, which yields MRDHSEELAELRRRVDDAHAYLRVDALHADLERLEKEASRPDLWDDPDAARKVTTELARVRDDVEVVTRLGADLDDAQTLFELGREEGDDSVEPEIEQTIARVRTALDELELRALFTGEHDERDAICEVHSGAGGTDAQDWTEMLLRMYTRWAERRGFEVELDAANPGTEAGISSATFIVKGRYAYGLLTGEKGVHRLIRISPFDANARRQTAFASFDAVPALDEAEQPEIDQNDLRIDTYRSSGAGGQHVNVTDSAVRITHLPTGIVVSCQNERSQIQNRAKAMQILAARLAERQREERRAQLEQLSGEKRDVAFGSQIRTYTLAPYQLVKDERTRVETGNVQAVLDGDVDPFVEAYLHWRRRES from the coding sequence ATGCGCGACCACTCAGAAGAGCTCGCGGAGCTCCGCCGCCGCGTCGACGACGCGCACGCGTACCTGCGCGTCGACGCGCTGCACGCCGACCTCGAGCGGCTCGAGAAGGAAGCGAGCCGTCCCGACCTCTGGGACGACCCCGACGCCGCGCGCAAGGTGACGACCGAGCTCGCGCGCGTCCGTGACGACGTCGAGGTCGTGACCCGTCTCGGCGCGGACCTCGACGACGCGCAGACGTTGTTCGAGCTGGGTCGCGAAGAGGGCGACGACTCCGTCGAGCCGGAGATCGAGCAGACGATCGCGCGCGTGCGGACCGCGCTCGACGAGCTGGAGCTGCGCGCGCTCTTCACCGGTGAGCACGACGAACGTGACGCGATCTGCGAGGTGCACTCGGGCGCGGGCGGTACGGACGCGCAGGACTGGACCGAGATGCTGCTGCGCATGTACACGCGCTGGGCCGAACGTCGCGGGTTCGAGGTCGAGCTCGACGCCGCGAACCCGGGAACGGAGGCGGGCATCAGCTCGGCGACCTTCATCGTGAAGGGCCGGTACGCGTACGGGCTCCTGACCGGTGAGAAGGGCGTGCACCGCCTCATCCGCATCTCGCCGTTCGACGCGAACGCGCGGCGCCAGACCGCGTTCGCGTCGTTCGACGCGGTCCCCGCGCTGGACGAGGCCGAGCAGCCGGAGATCGATCAGAACGACTTGCGCATCGACACGTACCGGTCGTCCGGCGCCGGCGGTCAGCACGTGAACGTCACGGACTCCGCCGTGCGCATCACGCACCTGCCGACCGGCATCGTCGTGTCGTGCCAGAACGAGCGGTCACAGATCCAGAACCGCGCGAAGGCGATGCAGATCCTCGCGGCGCGCCTCGCGGAACGACAGCGCGAGGAACGGCGCGCGCAGCTCGAGCAGCTGTCCGGCGAGAAGCGCGACGTCGCGTTCGGCAGCCAGATCCGCACGTACACGCTCGCGCCGTACCAACTCGTGAAGGACGAGCGCACACGTGTCGAGACAGGCAACGTGCAAGCCGTCCTCGACGGCGACGTCGATCCCTTCGTCGAGGCGTACCTCCACTGGCGACGCCGCGAGTCGTAA